One genomic segment of Blastopirellula marina includes these proteins:
- the thiC gene encoding phosphomethylpyrimidine synthase ThiC, protein MSTQLLAAKEGTITPEMEYVAKRENISPELVRDEVAAGRMVIPANKVHLQGVLEPMGIGLAAKCKINANIGNSAVTSDLTGELNKLHVAVHHGADTVMDLSTGKNIDEIRAQIIEKSPVPIGTVPMYQMLENLGGNIEDMTPQHFLDMVEHQAKQGVDYMTIHCGILLEHLHLTTNRVTGIVSRGGSLIAKWMMAHRKQNPLYTSFDDLCDIMRQYDVTWSLGDSLRPGSLADASDDAQFSELDVLGELTKRGRANGTQVMVEGPGHVPMDQIEMNMKRQQEVCDGAPFYVLGPLVTDIAPGYDHITSAIGAALAGWHGAAMLCYVTPKEHLGLPEAEDVKQGVIAYKIAAHAADVARHRPGARDRDDALSKARFAFDWNEQFRLSLDPETAQAYHDQTLPQDTFKSAHFCSMCGPKYCSMKITEEIRAMASQDELIALQTDKGS, encoded by the coding sequence ATGTCGACGCAACTGCTTGCAGCGAAAGAGGGGACGATCACCCCGGAAATGGAGTATGTGGCCAAGCGGGAGAACATCTCTCCTGAGTTGGTGCGGGACGAAGTCGCCGCCGGTCGCATGGTGATCCCAGCGAACAAGGTTCACCTTCAAGGGGTTCTCGAGCCGATGGGTATCGGCCTGGCCGCCAAGTGCAAGATCAACGCCAACATCGGCAACAGTGCCGTGACGAGCGATCTGACCGGCGAACTCAACAAGTTGCACGTCGCCGTGCATCATGGTGCCGATACCGTGATGGATCTTTCGACCGGAAAGAACATCGACGAAATCCGCGCTCAGATCATCGAAAAGAGCCCAGTTCCCATCGGTACGGTTCCCATGTACCAGATGTTGGAAAACCTGGGCGGCAATATCGAAGACATGACGCCGCAGCACTTCCTGGATATGGTCGAGCATCAGGCCAAGCAGGGGGTCGACTACATGACCATCCACTGCGGCATTCTGCTCGAACATCTGCACCTGACGACTAACCGCGTGACCGGTATCGTCAGCCGCGGCGGTTCGCTGATCGCCAAGTGGATGATGGCTCATCGCAAGCAAAACCCGCTGTACACCAGCTTTGACGATCTGTGCGACATCATGCGTCAGTACGACGTAACCTGGAGCCTGGGCGATAGCCTGCGTCCTGGTTCGCTGGCCGATGCTTCGGACGACGCCCAGTTCTCGGAACTCGACGTTCTGGGTGAGCTGACCAAACGTGGTCGTGCCAACGGAACGCAGGTCATGGTCGAAGGACCAGGCCACGTGCCGATGGATCAGATCGAAATGAACATGAAGCGTCAGCAGGAAGTCTGCGACGGTGCTCCGTTCTACGTGCTCGGTCCACTGGTGACGGACATTGCCCCAGGCTACGACCACATCACCAGCGCGATCGGCGCGGCCCTTGCTGGCTGGCACGGTGCAGCGATGCTGTGCTACGTCACCCCGAAGGAACACTTGGGTCTGCCGGAAGCGGAAGACGTCAAGCAAGGGGTGATCGCCTACAAGATCGCCGCCCACGCCGCCGACGTCGCACGTCATCGTCCCGGTGCTCGCGATCGTGACGACGCATTGAGCAAGGCCCGCTTCGCGTTCGACTGGAACGAACAGTTCCGTCTGTCGCTCGATCCGGAAACGGCCCAGGCGTACCACGATCAAACCTTGCCGCAAGACACCTTCAAGAGCGCCCACTTCTGCAGCATGTGCGGTCCGAAGTACTGCAGCATGAAGATCACCGAGGAAATCCGCGCGATGGCCTCGCAAGACGAACTGATCGCCTTGCAGACCGACAAGGGTTCTTAA
- a CDS encoding class I SAM-dependent methyltransferase, with protein sequence MAKPGELTYFRDLDEKGATRLANKPFSPDYRGRHLSDIGMMRNLLPDPPARLLDLGCGNGWTSCFFALMGYDVVGQDIAPDMIQAAAENQRRFDASSVRFVVSDYESLDFQDEFDAACFYDSLHHAEDESLALRTVFRALKPGGVLVTHEPGQGHAVAEISLQAVQKYGVTEKDMPARHIIDLATEIGFSSARCLPFASEIVDSLKFQKGRPLQSSKQGLWGWIERIQRDLRAGRQRRRTKQRVGRLIDHSLVAGGITVLTK encoded by the coding sequence ATGGCAAAACCTGGAGAACTGACCTACTTTCGCGACCTTGATGAGAAAGGGGCCACGCGGCTGGCGAACAAGCCGTTCTCGCCCGATTATCGGGGGCGGCATCTGAGCGACATCGGCATGATGCGGAACTTGCTGCCTGATCCACCGGCGCGGCTGCTCGATTTGGGATGTGGCAACGGGTGGACGTCCTGCTTTTTTGCCCTGATGGGTTACGACGTGGTGGGGCAGGATATCGCCCCGGACATGATTCAGGCCGCTGCGGAAAATCAGCGGCGATTCGATGCCTCGTCGGTTCGCTTTGTCGTGAGTGATTACGAGTCGCTCGACTTTCAGGATGAATTCGACGCGGCCTGCTTCTACGATTCGCTGCACCATGCCGAGGATGAAAGCCTGGCGCTTAGGACCGTCTTTCGCGCGCTGAAACCAGGAGGGGTTCTCGTGACGCATGAGCCTGGCCAGGGGCATGCGGTGGCCGAGATCTCGCTTCAAGCGGTGCAGAAGTACGGTGTGACCGAGAAGGATATGCCGGCGCGGCACATCATCGACCTGGCGACCGAGATTGGATTTTCGTCGGCTCGGTGTCTGCCGTTTGCCAGCGAGATTGTCGATAGCTTGAAGTTTCAAAAGGGACGTCCACTGCAGTCCAGCAAGCAGGGATTGTGGGGGTGGATCGAGCGAATTCAGCGCGACTTGCGCGCAGGTCGGCAGCGGCGGCGTACCAAGCAACGTGTCGGGCGATTGATCGATCATTCGCTCGTAGCTGGCGGAATCACCGTGCTGACCAAGTAA
- a CDS encoding MFS transporter gives MDAPSNPYQSPTGGATDDTIPDRLAGDPSFWGTTATQFFGAFNDNIFKQLLLLVAVNQALQSSGDADYQGLAMVVFAAPFVLFAGPTGFLADKYSKTSIIRISKVLEIVAMALGVAAFYWYDQLGMAGLMVVLAFMGFQSTLFAPAKYGILPELFHGRDLPKVNGVFLMTTFLAIIFGTVLAGILRDSLPGNLWMASLVCVVVAIVGTLTTIPIRRTHRATPEAKFTLQAIGIPKKTRQLFMQDRAILKALLASCMFWLCAGIVQQAVNSLGKVQLELSDTQTSWLGGAIGLGIGLGCMLAGLLSSGKIEFRLVQIGAWGILFCLALMATPGGYHGHLLGLWGSLPVLVLMGIFTGMFSVPIQVYLQAKAPEDQKGQVIAEMSRANWLAIFLSGFLYSVFDQVLIWGDWKRCYLFGFTLLIMLPVALFYHPHSESLESDKDTQ, from the coding sequence ATGGACGCCCCTTCGAATCCCTACCAGTCGCCTACCGGTGGTGCAACTGACGATACGATCCCTGATCGTCTCGCTGGTGATCCGTCTTTCTGGGGGACGACCGCGACGCAGTTCTTTGGTGCGTTCAACGACAACATCTTCAAACAGTTGCTGCTATTGGTAGCAGTGAACCAGGCTCTGCAAAGTAGTGGCGATGCCGACTATCAGGGGCTGGCCATGGTGGTCTTCGCGGCACCGTTTGTGCTGTTTGCCGGGCCAACAGGTTTTCTGGCAGATAAATATAGTAAGACGTCGATCATTCGCATCTCGAAGGTGCTTGAGATCGTGGCGATGGCGCTTGGGGTGGCGGCGTTCTATTGGTACGACCAACTGGGCATGGCAGGGCTGATGGTGGTGCTGGCGTTCATGGGCTTTCAAAGCACGCTCTTCGCACCGGCCAAGTATGGCATTCTGCCAGAGCTGTTTCATGGACGCGATCTGCCGAAGGTAAACGGCGTGTTCCTGATGACCACCTTCCTGGCGATCATCTTCGGCACGGTGCTCGCCGGCATCTTGCGTGACTCGCTACCAGGCAACTTGTGGATGGCTTCGCTGGTGTGTGTGGTGGTGGCTATCGTGGGAACGCTGACGACCATTCCTATTCGCCGCACCCATCGAGCTACGCCGGAGGCGAAGTTCACGCTCCAGGCGATCGGCATTCCCAAGAAGACGCGGCAACTGTTCATGCAGGATCGTGCGATCTTGAAGGCGCTGTTGGCCTCGTGCATGTTCTGGCTATGTGCCGGCATTGTGCAGCAAGCGGTCAACTCGCTGGGTAAAGTGCAACTGGAGCTAAGCGACACGCAAACCAGCTGGCTCGGCGGAGCGATTGGTTTGGGGATCGGGCTGGGCTGCATGCTGGCCGGTTTGCTTTCGAGCGGCAAGATCGAGTTTCGCCTGGTGCAGATTGGTGCCTGGGGCATTTTGTTTTGCCTGGCATTGATGGCCACCCCTGGCGGGTACCATGGTCACCTGCTGGGTTTGTGGGGCAGCTTGCCGGTGCTGGTATTGATGGGGATATTCACCGGGATGTTTTCGGTTCCGATTCAGGTTTACTTGCAAGCGAAAGCCCCGGAAGACCAGAAAGGGCAGGTCATCGCCGAGATGTCCCGCGCGAATTGGCTGGCCATCTTCCTGTCGGGGTTCTTGTATTCGGTCTTCGATCAGGTTCTGATCTGGGGAGACTGGAAACGTTGTTATTTGTTTGGATTCACCCTACTCATTATGCTTCCGGTGGCGTTGTTTTATCACCCGCACTCGGAATCGCTCGAATCGGATAAGGATACTCAGTAA
- a CDS encoding SIS domain-containing protein — protein sequence MLGASLDIAAYIDRFKAELDKLDQAQIKKWADLVYEAYENGKFVYIFGNGGSGCNASHMAEDFGKSSLRESDLGDESLRRLKVLSLTDNAGWIMAVGNDIGYDQIFLQQVMNYGQEGDVVLAISGSGNSDNVLKAVDWSNRHGLKTLGLTGYGGGKLRDLAHHSFHVPLDDMGMVESIHLAIFHWVLNDVFARINDEGRYAK from the coding sequence ATGCTCGGAGCATCGCTCGACATCGCGGCCTATATCGATCGCTTCAAGGCCGAACTCGACAAGCTGGATCAGGCTCAGATCAAGAAGTGGGCCGACCTGGTTTACGAAGCGTACGAAAATGGCAAGTTCGTTTACATCTTCGGCAACGGCGGCAGCGGCTGTAATGCCAGCCACATGGCCGAAGACTTCGGCAAGAGCTCGCTTCGCGAAAGTGACCTGGGTGACGAATCGCTGCGACGCTTGAAGGTACTGAGTCTGACTGACAACGCCGGCTGGATCATGGCCGTGGGTAACGACATCGGCTACGACCAGATCTTCCTGCAGCAGGTGATGAACTACGGTCAGGAAGGGGACGTCGTGCTGGCGATCAGCGGCAGCGGTAATAGCGACAACGTCCTCAAGGCGGTCGACTGGTCCAATCGTCACGGTCTGAAGACGTTGGGCCTGACCGGTTACGGCGGCGGCAAGCTGCGTGACCTGGCACACCATAGTTTCCACGTACCGCTGGATGACATGGGAATGGTCGAAAGCATTCACCTGGCCATTTTCCACTGGGTGCTTAACGATGTCTTTGCCCGCATCAACGATGAAGGCCGCTACGCAAAATGA
- a CDS encoding ROK family protein — protein MKVVGVEIGGTKLQATLADSASLEVIGSLRETIVPAKGAQGIRHQLEAMIRSLQATHVIDAMGIGFGGPLDAKTGTITTSHQVSGWDQFPLAHWCRDQFGIPTVIRNDCDTAALAEATLGAGKGKQSSFYVTVGSGIGGGYVVDGQLMGTGRPAFAEIGHLRPGVLNTEAANTVEAESSGFGITSQVRYILHGIGSEEQGDDYWELVNACDGNLDALTTQNIAEAATRGNGIACVVLAEAVETLGWAIGQMITLMAPEVVVIGGGVSLMPEGLFLSPLKENIATYVFPPLAGSYEIVRAELGEAVVVKGALLLARQSLG, from the coding sequence ATGAAAGTCGTAGGCGTAGAGATCGGCGGCACCAAGCTGCAGGCCACCCTGGCCGATTCCGCATCGCTGGAAGTGATTGGTTCGCTGCGCGAGACGATCGTCCCGGCCAAGGGTGCCCAGGGGATTCGCCATCAGCTGGAAGCGATGATTCGTTCGCTTCAGGCTACGCATGTAATCGATGCAATGGGCATCGGGTTTGGTGGCCCCTTGGACGCGAAGACCGGGACGATCACCACAAGCCACCAGGTTAGCGGCTGGGATCAATTCCCGCTGGCGCACTGGTGCCGCGATCAGTTTGGGATTCCGACCGTCATTCGCAACGACTGCGACACGGCCGCGCTGGCCGAAGCGACCCTGGGTGCCGGCAAGGGAAAGCAGAGCTCGTTCTATGTGACCGTGGGCAGCGGAATCGGCGGCGGGTATGTTGTCGACGGGCAACTGATGGGGACTGGTCGGCCCGCGTTTGCCGAGATCGGTCACCTGCGTCCCGGCGTGCTGAACACCGAAGCGGCGAACACGGTTGAAGCGGAATCTTCCGGCTTCGGCATCACGAGCCAGGTTCGCTATATCCTGCATGGGATCGGCAGCGAAGAGCAAGGGGACGACTACTGGGAACTGGTGAACGCGTGCGACGGCAACCTCGACGCACTCACCACGCAAAACATTGCCGAGGCCGCTACCCGCGGCAACGGTATTGCGTGTGTGGTATTAGCCGAAGCAGTCGAGACGCTCGGTTGGGCTATTGGCCAGATGATCACGCTGATGGCACCGGAAGTGGTGGTGATCGGCGGCGGTGTTTCGCTGATGCCGGAAGGACTCTTTCTGAGCCCACTCAAGGAAAACATCGCCACGTATGTCTTCCCACCGCTGGCCGGCAGCTATGAAATCGTCCGGGCCGAACTCGGCGAAGCGGTCGTCGTGAAAGGGGCACTGCTGCTGGCCAGGCAGTCTCTTGGCTGA
- a CDS encoding sulfatase, translated as MFRATLFLLLSLFSITTLQAADRPNVLFIAVDDLRPELGCYGKSHIHSPNIDRLASQGTVFERAYCMVPTCGASRAALMTSIRPAPKRFVTHLASAEEEVPNITTLNTHFKNAGYTTISNGKVFHHMTDNEKGWSEKPWRPKGPAYKLPESLAAAKTTPKGRGPAYESADVKDDFYNDGKLANKAIKDLQRLKEANQPFFLAVGFLKPHLPFVAPKKYWDLYDPNSIALPETYHRPKNAPDAAIHNSGELRAYAGIPKNGPVSDETALNMIRGYYACVSYTDANIGKLLDELDRLGLADNTIVVLWGDHGWNLGEHTLWCKHSCFETSMHAPLIVKVPGKYAGQKTPALTEFVDIYPSLCELCGLDTPEHCQGESFVRLLKDPTAPGKPFAIGRFGAGDTIRTDNFRYTEYSSNKDGVHAKMLYDHQRDHAEDTNIVGRPMLKENVQQLSEQLNTNKGK; from the coding sequence ATGTTTCGTGCAACTCTCTTCCTACTGCTATCCCTATTCTCAATCACCACTCTTCAGGCAGCCGACCGCCCCAACGTGTTGTTTATTGCGGTCGATGACCTACGTCCTGAACTGGGCTGTTACGGGAAGTCGCATATTCATTCACCGAATATCGATCGCCTGGCGTCGCAGGGTACCGTCTTCGAGCGTGCTTATTGCATGGTTCCGACCTGCGGAGCCTCGCGGGCCGCTTTGATGACCAGCATTCGCCCCGCCCCCAAACGCTTCGTGACGCACCTTGCTTCGGCCGAAGAAGAAGTGCCAAACATCACTACGCTGAATACCCACTTCAAGAATGCCGGGTACACAACGATTTCCAACGGCAAGGTCTTTCATCACATGACCGACAACGAGAAAGGTTGGAGCGAAAAGCCATGGCGTCCTAAAGGACCGGCTTACAAGCTGCCTGAGAGCCTCGCCGCGGCGAAGACCACCCCCAAAGGACGCGGTCCCGCCTACGAATCGGCCGACGTCAAAGACGACTTCTACAACGACGGCAAACTGGCCAACAAGGCCATCAAAGACCTTCAACGACTGAAAGAGGCGAACCAGCCGTTCTTCCTGGCCGTCGGCTTCTTGAAACCTCACCTTCCGTTTGTGGCTCCGAAGAAATACTGGGATCTGTACGATCCCAACTCCATCGCGCTCCCTGAAACGTATCACCGCCCCAAGAATGCACCCGACGCCGCGATTCACAACTCGGGCGAACTTCGCGCCTATGCTGGCATTCCGAAGAATGGCCCCGTGAGCGATGAAACGGCCCTCAACATGATTCGCGGTTACTATGCATGTGTCAGCTACACCGATGCCAACATCGGCAAACTGCTCGACGAACTCGATCGCCTCGGCCTGGCCGACAACACGATCGTCGTGCTATGGGGAGATCATGGCTGGAACCTGGGCGAGCATACCCTCTGGTGCAAGCATTCCTGCTTCGAGACCTCGATGCACGCTCCCCTGATCGTGAAGGTCCCCGGCAAGTACGCCGGCCAGAAGACCCCGGCCCTGACCGAGTTCGTCGACATCTACCCTTCCCTGTGCGAGTTGTGCGGGCTCGACACGCCAGAGCACTGCCAGGGCGAAAGCTTCGTACGGTTGCTGAAAGATCCGACCGCCCCCGGCAAGCCGTTCGCCATCGGCCGCTTCGGAGCTGGCGATACCATCCGCACCGATAACTTCCGTTACACCGAGTACTCCTCCAACAAAGATGGCGTGCATGCCAAAATGCTGTACGACCACCAGCGTGATCACGCCGAGGACACCAACATCGTCGGTCGACCCATGCTGAAAGAAAACGTCCAACAGTTGTCTGAGCAACTCAATACCAACAAAGGCAAATAG
- a CDS encoding DUF1559 domain-containing protein, whose amino-acid sequence MCKASCRLFGRLQRRGFTLVELLVVIAIIGVLIALLLPAVQQAREAARRMQCTNQQKQLALAMHNHHDTYGKLPAGSYNNASWGRDSYSWYCYILPFIEENAMYEELNLSNKINGGSSVRSYARMQLLDAMLCPSDDSKIQEVGADDWQNSLHNYVVCYGDSNFNSGTPWNVVDGYAGKAGMFVPEKAAGLRDCTDGLSNTLLFSEIITPSEEDYWSSVGRAQVAMGAGFTTYLTPNADANDRTNRCHLNLGGSLGQKCTQHADWDWGANVVAPRSWHPGGVNVALTDGSVRFVAETVNLTVWRGLGTRSGGEVLADY is encoded by the coding sequence ATGTGCAAAGCCTCTTGCCGTTTGTTTGGACGTCTTCAGCGACGTGGTTTTACTTTGGTCGAACTGTTGGTGGTGATCGCCATCATCGGTGTTTTGATTGCATTGTTGTTGCCGGCCGTTCAACAAGCCCGTGAGGCCGCTCGCCGGATGCAATGCACCAACCAGCAAAAGCAACTCGCCTTGGCGATGCACAATCATCACGATACGTACGGTAAGCTGCCGGCCGGTAGCTACAACAATGCCTCTTGGGGACGCGATTCCTACTCGTGGTACTGCTACATCCTGCCGTTCATTGAAGAAAACGCGATGTACGAAGAGCTGAACCTGTCCAACAAGATCAACGGTGGTTCTTCGGTTCGCAGCTATGCTCGGATGCAACTGCTGGATGCGATGCTGTGTCCTTCAGACGACTCGAAGATTCAGGAAGTGGGGGCCGACGACTGGCAGAACTCGCTGCACAACTATGTTGTTTGCTACGGCGACTCGAACTTCAACTCAGGCACCCCTTGGAACGTGGTCGATGGCTACGCCGGCAAGGCGGGCATGTTCGTCCCTGAAAAAGCAGCCGGTCTGCGTGATTGCACCGATGGTCTTTCCAACACGCTGTTGTTCTCGGAAATCATTACCCCGTCGGAAGAGGATTACTGGAGCAGCGTCGGGCGTGCTCAGGTCGCCATGGGTGCCGGTTTCACGACTTACCTCACCCCGAATGCCGATGCGAACGATCGAACCAACCGCTGCCACTTGAACCTGGGTGGTTCGCTAGGGCAGAAATGCACGCAGCATGCCGACTGGGACTGGGGAGCCAACGTGGTCGCTCCGCGCAGCTGGCACCCTGGTGGTGTGAACGTGGCCCTGACCGATGGTTCGGTTCGTTTTGTCGCCGAAACGGTTAACTTGACGGTCTGGCGTGGACTAGGTACTCGCAGTGGTGGTGAAGTTCTGGCCGATTACTAA
- the ubiG gene encoding bifunctional 2-polyprenyl-6-hydroxyphenol methylase/3-demethylubiquinol 3-O-methyltransferase UbiG, with the protein MPAPPDTMIDNEVYSRIADTWWTEDSVLCLLRHHLNPCRFDYFEEVLEQRLGKKLANCRVLDVGCGGGFLTEEFAKRGCEVVGVDPSAESIEVARAHAAQSGLDITYHVGYAENLPCDDASFDVICCCDVLEHVQDIEQVIADASRALKPDGVYCFDTVNRTFISWLFYIKIAQEWSLTSYIPENLHDWRMFVRPKELETLFQNNGMAAQDFIGMGPNINGIRVVRELRRLKTGKIDFRGFADQMKTIRTRDMACSYMGYATKV; encoded by the coding sequence ATGCCTGCTCCGCCTGACACCATGATCGATAACGAAGTCTACTCGCGCATCGCCGATACGTGGTGGACGGAAGACTCGGTGCTTTGCCTGCTGCGGCACCATCTCAATCCTTGCCGCTTCGACTATTTCGAGGAAGTCCTCGAGCAGCGGCTAGGCAAGAAGCTGGCCAACTGCCGCGTGCTGGATGTCGGCTGCGGTGGTGGCTTCCTGACCGAGGAGTTCGCCAAGCGGGGCTGCGAAGTGGTTGGCGTCGATCCTTCGGCCGAATCGATCGAAGTTGCCCGGGCACACGCCGCCCAGTCGGGCCTCGATATCACCTACCATGTGGGCTACGCCGAGAACCTGCCTTGCGACGACGCCTCGTTCGACGTGATCTGCTGCTGCGATGTTCTGGAACACGTCCAAGATATCGAACAGGTCATCGCCGACGCGTCGCGTGCATTGAAACCGGATGGTGTCTATTGCTTCGATACCGTCAACCGAACGTTCATCAGTTGGCTGTTCTACATTAAGATCGCCCAGGAGTGGTCGTTGACGTCGTACATCCCCGAGAACCTTCACGATTGGCGGATGTTCGTTCGCCCGAAGGAATTGGAAACGCTGTTCCAAAACAACGGCATGGCCGCGCAAGACTTTATCGGCATGGGACCGAACATCAACGGCATTCGTGTCGTCCGCGAACTGCGCCGCCTGAAGACCGGCAAGATCGACTTCCGCGGATTTGCCGACCAGATGAAGACCATCCGCACCCGTGACATGGCCTGTTCGTACATGGGTTACGCCACCAAAGTGTGA
- a CDS encoding FAD-dependent oxidoreductase → MIADRYDIVTIGGGMGGATLAKTMAQHGARVLVLEKDRTFKDRVRGDAMAPWGSPEAKTLGIFQLLLDTCAQEVPWVDGYLGKMKLEHRHLPTTTRCQSSELAFHHPQMQEVLIQAASDAGATVLRGAVARDVQTGPQPAVTYMLDGVAHTVQARIVIGADGRTSACRRIGDFEVLNDPPERILSGVLMDGMNIPQDTSVSIFDTRQSQLVALFPQGGQRVRVYFSYLNTARPRLQGPKDVNEVVEQCIISGAEPQWFEGSEAVAPLASFPSDDIWIPHPYKNGIALIGDAAANNDPMFGQGMAVTLRDVRELTDRLKATDDWDAAGHGYAETHDHYFNIIHTYSHWFERLFYSSGKEGDALRFRVLPLLAKDHSRMPDYLLSGPDGPVTEEIRQRMFGEDVLPAAASSQQTIS, encoded by the coding sequence ATGATTGCCGACCGCTACGACATCGTCACCATCGGAGGAGGCATGGGCGGTGCCACGTTGGCCAAAACAATGGCCCAGCATGGTGCCCGTGTCCTGGTTCTTGAGAAAGATCGAACGTTCAAAGATCGCGTCCGTGGCGATGCGATGGCCCCGTGGGGAAGCCCTGAGGCGAAAACTCTGGGCATCTTTCAACTGCTGCTCGACACGTGTGCCCAAGAGGTCCCCTGGGTCGATGGTTATCTCGGGAAGATGAAGCTGGAACACCGCCATCTTCCCACGACCACGCGTTGCCAATCGTCGGAGCTTGCGTTTCATCACCCGCAGATGCAGGAGGTGCTGATCCAGGCTGCCAGCGATGCCGGAGCCACGGTGCTGCGTGGCGCGGTTGCTCGCGATGTGCAAACAGGTCCACAGCCAGCTGTCACCTACATGCTTGACGGTGTCGCGCATACGGTCCAGGCTCGAATCGTCATCGGTGCCGACGGTCGCACATCGGCTTGTCGGCGGATCGGGGATTTTGAAGTCTTGAACGATCCCCCCGAGCGGATCCTCTCTGGCGTGCTGATGGATGGCATGAACATCCCGCAAGACACCAGCGTTTCGATCTTCGATACACGGCAGAGCCAACTGGTGGCCCTCTTCCCACAAGGTGGCCAGCGCGTCCGCGTCTATTTCAGTTACCTGAATACAGCCCGGCCGCGGCTTCAGGGTCCGAAGGATGTCAACGAAGTCGTCGAGCAGTGCATCATCTCTGGTGCCGAACCCCAGTGGTTTGAAGGCTCCGAAGCGGTCGCGCCACTGGCCAGCTTTCCTTCCGACGATATCTGGATTCCACATCCCTACAAGAACGGGATCGCATTGATCGGAGATGCCGCCGCCAACAACGATCCGATGTTCGGCCAAGGCATGGCGGTCACCTTGCGTGACGTGCGCGAACTGACCGATCGGTTGAAGGCCACCGACGACTGGGACGCCGCCGGCCATGGTTATGCCGAGACGCACGATCACTACTTCAACATTATTCACACTTACAGCCACTGGTTCGAGCGTTTGTTCTATTCCAGTGGCAAAGAGGGGGACGCACTTCGGTTCCGGGTGCTGCCTCTGTTGGCCAAAGATCATTCACGGATGCCCGACTATCTCTTGAGCGGCCCGGATGGCCCGGTAACGGAAGAAATCCGGCAGCGGATGTTCGGGGAAGACGTTCTCCCCGCAGCCGCAAGTTCCCAGCAGACGATCTCGTAA